In Nocardioides sp. WS12, the DNA window TTGTCAGCGAGCCCATCGGTGCCCAGGGTCGCCTTGACCCACGCATCGATCGCGGCGGTCGCCCGCGGTGCGTCGAGGTCGTCGGCCAGCGCGGCCAGGACCTCTTGTACGACGGGCGCTGCCGGGGCACCGTCGCCCAGGGCGAGTGCGCGGCGCAGGTTGGCGATGTCGTCGACGGCCGTCCAGAGCAGGTCGTCGGTCCACTCCCAGTCGGTGCGGTAGTGGTGGCGCAGCAGGGCGAGGCGGATGGCCATCGGGTCGATGTCGCTGTTGCGCAGCGCGGACACGAAGACCAGGTTGCCCAGCGACTTCGACATCTTCTGGCCGTCGTACGCGACCATCCCGGCGTGGCTGTAGGCCTTGGCGAACGGCTCACCCGTGGCCACCTGGACGTGGCCGGCGCACATCTCGTGGTGCGGGAAGACGAGGTCGCTGCCCCCGCCCTGGACGTCGAAGCCGGTGCCGAGGTGCTGCAGCGCGATGGCGGCGCACTCGATGTGCCAGCCGGGTCGGCCCTTGCCGAACGGGCTGTCCCACGACGGCTCGTCCTCGCGCTCGCCGCGCCACACGACACAGTCGAGCGGGTCCTTCTTGCCCGGGCGGTCAGGGTCTCCGCCGCGCTCGGCGAAGAAGCGGAGCATGGTCTCGCGGTCGTAGCGGGACTCCTCGCCGAAGGCGGGGTCGGCTGCCACCGAGAAGTAGAGATCGGTGTCCACGCGGTAGAGCGAGCCGCCGGCGTCCAGGCGCTGGATCAACTCGATCACGAGCGGGATGGACTCGACCGCGCCGACGTACTCGGCCGGAGGCAGGACCCGCAGGGCCTCCATGTCGTGGCGGAAGAGCTCGGTCTCACGCTCCGCGAGCTCGACCCAGTCGACGCCGACCTTGGTGGCGCGCTCGAGCAGCGGGTCGTCGACGTCGGTGACGTTCTGGACGTACCGGACGTCGTGCCCGGCGCTGCGCCAGGCCCGGTTGAGCAGGTCGAACGCGATGTAGGTGTTGGCGTGACCGATGTGCGTGGCGTCGTACGGCGTGATGCCGCAGACGTAGAGACGCGCGGGACCCTCGGGACTGGTCTCCACCTTGCCGCCCGTGGACGTGTCGTGGAGGACGACCGGAGGACCGGTGACCGGGAGGACCGGGATGCCCGGTGCGTTCCATGCGCGCATGACGCTGATGCTAGTTGCTTGAACTAAAAGGGCGGCCACGGGATGGCAGGCCCGTGACGGGACGGCCCGGGCAGCTCACCCGTTGCGAGGAGTCGTCGGGTACGACGCTCGAGCGCCTCGATCTCGTGCTCGGCGAGGTGGAACCCCAACCGTTCGCCGAGGTCACCGCGGATGTCGGCCAACAAGGCGCGGACGACGGCCGCCTCCTCCACGGTCAAAGCGGACCCGGCCCAGCCCCACAGGACCGTGCGGAGTTTCGGATCATGGTGGAAGGCGACTCCGTGGTCGACACCGAGGCGGCGGCCGTCGGCCATCGCCAGAACGTGTCCGCCCTTGCGGTCGGCGTTGTTGATGATGACGTCGTAGACGGCCATCCGGCGCAGTGCGGCAGTGTTCTCGTGGACGAGGGAGATCGGCCGGTCGCGGTCGTCGAGACCGTCCATCACCGCGATCCAGCCCTCAGGGGTCTCCCCCGCGGCTACCAGGGTGACGGCGTCCTGCTCGGGGTCGACCTCCTGCCACTCCTGGAACATGCCGGGACCGTGCGGTCCCTCGTCCCACCAGGTGCGCGGCACGATGTCCCAGCCGCTGGCCACCGAGACCAGGTGGGCAGCGATTTCCCGGTGCGCCAGGGACTCGTCGGGGAAGTCCCAGAGCGGGCGTTCCCCCGCGACGGGCTTGTAGACGACCTCCTGGCCGTCGAGTTCCCCAAGGAAGGTCGCGTTGGAGGCCGGCATGATCCGGCCCTTGATCGTCAGGTCACCCACGGCGCTGGATCAGGGGTCGCGTCGCTTGAACCCGTTGGCCCGCACACACAGGTGGCCGTCGGGGTCGATCGGGTGGCCGCAGAACGGGCACGAGGGACGGCCCGCGCCGATGATCGACTCGGCGCGCTGCACGAAGGCCCGCGCCTGGCCGGGTTCGAGGCGGACCAGCAGCATCTCGACGGGGTCCTCGCCGTCGGCGAGCTCGGCGGGCTCCTCCCCGATCGGGAACACCTCGATCACCACACGCTCGTCCTCGGGGTCCCACGAGAGCGTCATGGTCCCGGCGCGGAACTCCTCCTCGATGGGCAGGGCCAGCGGCGCGTCGTCCACGAGGGCCAACGGCGCCACAGCCGGTACGACGACCCGGGCCGTGCCGTCCGCGATCACCTCGTCGAGCAGTTCGTCGACGCGCTGCGCCAACGCCTCCACCTGCTGCTTCTCCAGCGCGACGGAGACGATCTGCTTCCCGTCGACGGCCTGGATGAAGAAGGTGCGGCTGCCGGGCTCGCCCACGGTGCCGGCGATGAACCGCTCGGGCGGGTCGAAGGAGTGAACGATCGGCATGAGAAGAACCCTAGCGAGGCCCGGTCAAGACGGACCCGCGCCGCCGCCCACGACCGCACCAGACGCACCGCCAGCGGACTTGCCCGGCTTCCCGGCCAGCCACGAGAGGTCGCCGGCGTGCGTGTTGGTTGCGACCACGTACGGCCGGTCGATGCCGTAACGGATGACCGAGACAGAAGCGGGATCGACGTTGATCCGCTGGAAGAGGTCCAGGTGCATGCCCAGGGCGTCCGCGAGCACGGACTTGATGATGTCGCCGTGGCTGACGGCCACCCAGACCGCGTCAGCTCCGTGCTGTTCGGTCACTTCGGCGTCCAGTCGTCGTACGGCGGCAACGGCGCGGTGCTGCATCGCGACCATCGACTCGCCGCCGGGGAAGGTCACCGCGGACGGTTGCTGCTGGACGGTGCGCCACAGCGGCTCCTTGAGGAGCACCTTGATCGCCTGACCCTGCCAGTCGCCGTAGTCGCACTCGGCCAGCGCCCGCTCGGTGCGCGCGCGGGTCGTCGGGTGTCCGGAGGCCTTCTGCGCCGCGCCGACTGCCGCGGCGGTCTGCCGGCAGCGTTCCTGGGGGCTCGTGATGAGGCGCGCGATCGGCACGGCGCCGATCCGGGCGCCGGCAGCGGCCACCTGCTCGATGCCCTTGTCGTCCAGGACGACGCCCGGCGTGCGGCCGGCGAGCACTCCTGACGCATTCGCGGTGGTGCGCCCGTGGCGGACGAGCAGCAAGGTGGCCATGCCGGCGAGCCTAGCCACTACCGTTGCCCCGTGATCGTCGACAGCGCCGTCTACCGCCACGGGCAGCGGGTGCCCGTCGACTGCACCCTGCACGACTACGTGGCACTGCGCGAGGCTGCCCGCGACCATCACGACTTCGTCTGGGTCGGGCTCTACGAGCCCAGCCACATCGAACTGTCCGAGATCGCCGACGCGTTCGGCCTGCACCCCCTCGCCGTGGAGGACGCGGTCGTCGCGCACCAGCGCCCGAAGCTCGAGCAGTACGACACCAGTCTGTTCCTCGTGCTCAAGACCCTCTGGTACGTCGACGAGGACGACGCCGTCGAGACCGGCGAGATCAACATGTTCATCGGCCAGGACTTCGTGATCACCGTCCGACACGGGCGTGGATCCTCCCTCAGCGACGCCCGGCACGCCCTCGAGCAGAAGCAGGCGGTGCTCGACCACGGCCCTTCCGCGGTCGTGTACGCGGTGTGCGACGCCGTCGTCGACGGCTACACGGGTGTGGTCAACGAACTGCAGACCGATGTCGACGAGGTCGAGACCTCGGTCTTCTCGGACAGCCGCACCAGCGACGCGAACCGGATCTACATCCTCAAGCGTGAGCTCTCCGAGGTACGACGGGCGGTACTCCCGCTGCGCGAACCGATGCGGCGCTTCACGGCCGGAGCGGTGGCCCTGATCGAGGCGGAATCCGCGCCGTTCTTCCGTGACGTCAGCGACCACCTACAGCAGGCGGCCGACGAGATCGACACGCTCGACGGGTTGCTGTCAACGGCGTTCGACGCCCACCTGGCCCGGGTCGCCGTCCAGCAGAACGACGACATGCGCAAGATCTCCGCCGGGATCGGCCTGGCCGCCGTACCGACCCTGATCGCCGGTGTCTACGGCATGAACTTCGACCACATGCCTGAACTGCACTGGCTGCTGGGGTACCCGTTCGCGATGTTCCTGATGTTCGGAACGTCGTTCGCGCTGTTCCTGTTCTTCAAGCGCTCCGGCTGGCTCTGACTCAGGCGTTGACGACGCCCGCGCCGAGCAGGACGAGGACCGCCGTACCGAGCAGGACGCGGTAGACCACGAACGGCGTGTAGGAGTTCTTGCTGACGTAGCGCAGCAGCCACGCGATGGCGGCGTACCCGACGATGAAGGAGACGACCAGCGCGGTGAGGGTCGGACCCCAGCCGTAGTCGGCCTCGCCCGGGTGGGCCTTGCCGACGTCGGAGATCTCCTTGAGTTCGAACAAACCGGCGCCCACGACGGCCGGGATGGCGAGCAGGAACGCGAACCGGGTGGCCGCTTCGCGGTCGTAGCCGAGCAGGCGACCCATCGAGAGCGTGGCGCCGGAGCGGGAGACACCCGGGATGAGGGCGAGCGCCTGCGCGCCACCCATCAGGCCTGCGTCCCGCAGCGTCATCTGCTTGACCTGGCGATCGGTCTTGCCGATCCGGTCGGCGAACCCGAGCACAAGGCCCATCACGATCAGCGCGGTGCCGATGATCCAGAGGTTGCGGAAGTCCTTCTCGATGATGTCCTTGAGCAGGATCCCGAGAATCACGATCGGCATCGAGCCGACGATGATGTACCAGCCCATCCGCGCGTCGAGCGCGCCGCGGTACTCCGGCTTGAACAGCGACAGTGTCCACGCCTTCGCGATCCGCCAGATGTCCTTGCGGAAGTAGAGCAGCACGGCCAGCTCGGTGCCGATCTGGATCACGGCCGTGAAGGCCGCCCCCGGGTCTCCCCAGCCGAAGAGTTCCGGGAAGAAGCGCAGGTGCGCGCTGCTCGAGATGGGCAGGAATTCGGTCAGGCCCTGGAGAACACCGAGGAACACCGCTTGCAGGAAGTCCGCCACAACGCAGCATCCTAGGTATCTCTCGGCGTGCCCGAGCACGCGACCCTCGGGTTGCCGGATACCTTGTCCGTCATGCAGCAGCGGTACGTCGGCGCCAGCGGACTCCAGGTGTCGCGGCTCGCCCTGGGCTCGATGACGTGGGGCAAGGACACGGACGAGCACGAAGCGCGGGACCAGTTGGCGGCGTACGTCGAAGCCGGTGGCACCACGATCGACACAGCGGCCGGCTACACCGACGGGCGCTCGGAAGAACTGATCGGCTCCCTCCTCGGTGACGTCGTACGGCGCGACGAGGTGGTGCTGGCCACCAAGGCCGGCATCTCGCGTCGTGCCAACGAGCGGATCACCGACACGTCGCGCGGTTCGCTGCTGCGCGCGCTGGACATGTCGCTCAAGCGGCTGCGCACCGACCACGTCGACCTGTGGCAGGTCCACGTCTGGACCGACATCGTCCCGCTCGAGGAGACCCTGGGCGCGCTCGACCACGCGGTCGCGAGCGGGCGGGCGTCGTACGTCGGGATCTCGAACTACAACGGCTGGCAGACCGCCCGGGCGGCGACCCTGCAGGAAGCCATCCCGGGGCGCGCCCGGATCACGTCGACCCAGGTGGAGTACTCCCTGGTGAACCGGCGCATCGAACGCGAGGTCCTTCCGGCCGTCGAGGCGCTCGGACTTGGCGTCTTCCCGTGGTCCCCGCTTGGTCGCGGTGTGCTGACCGGCAAGTACCGCACCGGCACCCCGTCGGACTCCCGCGCCGCCTCCCCCGTCTTCGCCGGATTCGTCGAGGCCTACATGGACGACCGGAGCCGCGGCATCGTGGAAGCCGTGGTCCGCGCAGCCGACGGCCTGGGGTGGGCCCCGCTCGAGGTGGCCCTCGTCTGGGTGCGCGACTCCCCCGGCGTCACCGCGCCGATCGTCGGCGCCCGAACGGCTGCGCAACTCAAGGTGGCGCTGGACGCCGA includes these proteins:
- the mshC gene encoding cysteine--1-D-myo-inosityl 2-amino-2-deoxy-alpha-D-glucopyranoside ligase, which produces MRAWNAPGIPVLPVTGPPVVLHDTSTGGKVETSPEGPARLYVCGITPYDATHIGHANTYIAFDLLNRAWRSAGHDVRYVQNVTDVDDPLLERATKVGVDWVELAERETELFRHDMEALRVLPPAEYVGAVESIPLVIELIQRLDAGGSLYRVDTDLYFSVAADPAFGEESRYDRETMLRFFAERGGDPDRPGKKDPLDCVVWRGEREDEPSWDSPFGKGRPGWHIECAAIALQHLGTGFDVQGGGSDLVFPHHEMCAGHVQVATGEPFAKAYSHAGMVAYDGQKMSKSLGNLVFVSALRNSDIDPMAIRLALLRHHYRTDWEWTDDLLWTAVDDIANLRRALALGDGAPAAPVVQEVLAALADDLDAPRATAAIDAWVKATLGTDGLADNSDTEASMTLLPVLDAALGLSL
- a CDS encoding SCO1664 family protein; this encodes MGDLTIKGRIMPASNATFLGELDGQEVVYKPVAGERPLWDFPDESLAHREIAAHLVSVASGWDIVPRTWWDEGPHGPGMFQEWQEVDPEQDAVTLVAAGETPEGWIAVMDGLDDRDRPISLVHENTAALRRMAVYDVIINNADRKGGHVLAMADGRRLGVDHGVAFHHDPKLRTVLWGWAGSALTVEEAAVVRALLADIRGDLGERLGFHLAEHEIEALERRTRRLLATGELPGPSRHGPAIPWPPF
- a CDS encoding DUF3090 domain-containing protein, with product MPIVHSFDPPERFIAGTVGEPGSRTFFIQAVDGKQIVSVALEKQQVEALAQRVDELLDEVIADGTARVVVPAVAPLALVDDAPLALPIEEEFRAGTMTLSWDPEDERVVIEVFPIGEEPAELADGEDPVEMLLVRLEPGQARAFVQRAESIIGAGRPSCPFCGHPIDPDGHLCVRANGFKRRDP
- a CDS encoding MSMEG_4193 family putative phosphomutase; protein product: MATLLLVRHGRTTANASGVLAGRTPGVVLDDKGIEQVAAAGARIGAVPIARLITSPQERCRQTAAAVGAAQKASGHPTTRARTERALAECDYGDWQGQAIKVLLKEPLWRTVQQQPSAVTFPGGESMVAMQHRAVAAVRRLDAEVTEQHGADAVWVAVSHGDIIKSVLADALGMHLDLFQRINVDPASVSVIRYGIDRPYVVATNTHAGDLSWLAGKPGKSAGGASGAVVGGGAGPS
- the corA gene encoding magnesium/cobalt transporter CorA; translated protein: MIVDSAVYRHGQRVPVDCTLHDYVALREAARDHHDFVWVGLYEPSHIELSEIADAFGLHPLAVEDAVVAHQRPKLEQYDTSLFLVLKTLWYVDEDDAVETGEINMFIGQDFVITVRHGRGSSLSDARHALEQKQAVLDHGPSAVVYAVCDAVVDGYTGVVNELQTDVDEVETSVFSDSRTSDANRIYILKRELSEVRRAVLPLREPMRRFTAGAVALIEAESAPFFRDVSDHLQQAADEIDTLDGLLSTAFDAHLARVAVQQNDDMRKISAGIGLAAVPTLIAGVYGMNFDHMPELHWLLGYPFAMFLMFGTSFALFLFFKRSGWL
- a CDS encoding undecaprenyl-diphosphate phosphatase translates to MADFLQAVFLGVLQGLTEFLPISSSAHLRFFPELFGWGDPGAAFTAVIQIGTELAVLLYFRKDIWRIAKAWTLSLFKPEYRGALDARMGWYIIVGSMPIVILGILLKDIIEKDFRNLWIIGTALIVMGLVLGFADRIGKTDRQVKQMTLRDAGLMGGAQALALIPGVSRSGATLSMGRLLGYDREAATRFAFLLAIPAVVGAGLFELKEISDVGKAHPGEADYGWGPTLTALVVSFIVGYAAIAWLLRYVSKNSYTPFVVYRVLLGTAVLVLLGAGVVNA
- a CDS encoding aldo/keto reductase, whose protein sequence is MQQRYVGASGLQVSRLALGSMTWGKDTDEHEARDQLAAYVEAGGTTIDTAAGYTDGRSEELIGSLLGDVVRRDEVVLATKAGISRRANERITDTSRGSLLRALDMSLKRLRTDHVDLWQVHVWTDIVPLEETLGALDHAVASGRASYVGISNYNGWQTARAATLQEAIPGRARITSTQVEYSLVNRRIEREVLPAVEALGLGVFPWSPLGRGVLTGKYRTGTPSDSRAASPVFAGFVEAYMDDRSRGIVEAVVRAADGLGWAPLEVALVWVRDSPGVTAPIVGARTAAQLKVALDAEAKTLPPEIRAALDDVSGSAA